A genomic region of Pirellulales bacterium contains the following coding sequences:
- a CDS encoding acetyl-CoA carboxylase carboxyltransferase subunit alpha: protein MPSGYRLAFERPIYDLEARIADADAAARDNPAAREELRRLRRELVETTRKIFSQLTAWEIVEVARHPDRPMTTDYIDLVFDEFVELHGDKSFGDDRAIRTGFAKLDQFKVMIVGHQKGRTVKERSLCHFGCAHPEGYRKAMAKMRLAAKFGRPVICLIDTPGAYPGVEAEERGQSQVIAESMFAMSRLPTPIVCVVIGEGGSGGALGIGVGDKVAVLENAYYSVISPEGCAGILWKSHTHKEEAAKALRLTSRDLLSLGVIDDVIEEPLGGAHRDHPRMAARLKMYLIKSLRELTARPADELLKKRYEKFRRMGAYIENGSPHGAAEMNGTA from the coding sequence ATGCCTTCCGGCTACCGCCTTGCCTTTGAGCGGCCGATTTACGATCTCGAGGCCCGGATCGCCGATGCCGATGCCGCGGCCCGCGATAATCCGGCGGCCCGCGAGGAATTGCGGCGACTGCGGCGCGAGTTGGTCGAGACGACGCGAAAGATCTTCAGCCAGTTGACGGCCTGGGAGATCGTCGAGGTCGCTCGCCATCCCGATCGCCCGATGACAACCGACTATATCGACCTCGTCTTCGACGAATTTGTCGAGCTGCACGGCGATAAATCGTTTGGCGACGATCGAGCGATTCGCACCGGCTTCGCCAAGCTCGATCAATTCAAAGTGATGATCGTCGGTCATCAAAAGGGAAGGACGGTGAAAGAGCGGAGCCTTTGCCATTTCGGCTGCGCTCATCCCGAAGGTTATCGCAAGGCGATGGCCAAGATGCGGCTGGCGGCCAAATTCGGCCGCCCGGTGATCTGCCTCATCGACACACCGGGCGCTTATCCGGGCGTCGAGGCCGAGGAGCGCGGGCAGTCGCAAGTGATCGCCGAGAGCATGTTCGCGATGTCGCGGCTGCCGACGCCGATCGTCTGCGTCGTGATTGGCGAAGGGGGCTCCGGCGGGGCGCTCGGGATTGGCGTGGGAGACAAAGTCGCCGTGCTTGAGAACGCTTACTACTCGGTAATCAGTCCGGAAGGGTGCGCGGGCATTCTGTGGAAGAGCCATACCCACAAGGAAGAAGCGGCAAAGGCGTTACGACTGACATCGCGCGACTTGCTCTCGCTCGGAGTGATTGACGACGTGATTGAAGAGCCGCTCGGCGGGGCGCACCGCGATCATCCCCGAATGGCCGCCCGGCTGAAGATGTATTTGATTAAATCGCTCCGCGAGCTGACGGCCCGCCCCGCCGACGAGCTTTTGAAAAAGCGCTACGAAAAATTCCGCCGGATGGGCGCGTACATCGAAAATGGCTCGCCCCACGGCGCCGCCGAGATGAACGGCACCGCGTAG